The following are from one region of the Actinoplanes sp. L3-i22 genome:
- a CDS encoding ROK family transcriptional regulator, with product MRAGPSQEEVRRHNLGTLLRYVHVHGATSRAELTTRLGLNRSTIGALTGELITAGLVSEAVPKETGRAGRPSLVVRPESEKIFAYALSIEVDRLRAARVGLGGQILEQYETVRPPGMSADEAVEPLARFVRAMHDQVGDDSRCVGSGLAVAGMVRREDGMVRLAPTIGWVEEPVGAALRAELGAPGSLSIGNHADVCALAEHARGAAVGCDNVIYLYGDVGVGAGIVAGGRRVTGHGGYGGEVGHMVVNPYGRPCDCGSRGCWETEIGEHALLRLSGREDRTGRDAVLEVVDAAVRGDSQAQHALRHVGDWIGFGVGNLVNIFNPEVVIFGGTLRDVYLVAAAQIRSRLNAVGLPACREHVRLRTPELGADAALIGAAELAFDRLLDDPLVS from the coding sequence ATGCGCGCGGGCCCCAGCCAGGAAGAGGTTCGCCGACACAATCTCGGGACACTGCTGCGGTACGTCCACGTACACGGCGCCACGTCCCGGGCGGAACTCACCACCCGGCTCGGACTCAACCGCAGCACCATCGGCGCACTCACCGGCGAGCTGATCACCGCAGGGCTGGTCAGCGAGGCGGTGCCGAAGGAGACCGGCCGGGCCGGGCGACCGTCACTGGTCGTCCGGCCCGAGTCGGAGAAGATCTTCGCGTACGCCCTCAGCATCGAGGTGGATCGCCTGCGTGCCGCCCGGGTCGGGCTGGGTGGGCAGATCCTGGAGCAGTACGAGACCGTCCGCCCGCCCGGGATGAGCGCGGACGAGGCGGTCGAGCCGCTGGCCCGGTTCGTCCGGGCGATGCACGACCAGGTCGGCGACGACTCCCGTTGCGTGGGCAGCGGGCTCGCGGTGGCCGGCATGGTGCGCCGCGAGGACGGCATGGTCCGGCTCGCGCCGACGATCGGCTGGGTCGAGGAGCCGGTCGGCGCGGCGCTGCGGGCCGAGCTGGGCGCGCCCGGCTCGCTCAGCATCGGCAACCACGCCGACGTCTGCGCGCTCGCCGAGCACGCCCGGGGCGCGGCGGTGGGCTGCGACAACGTCATCTACCTGTACGGCGACGTCGGTGTCGGCGCCGGCATCGTGGCCGGCGGGCGCCGGGTCACCGGGCACGGCGGGTACGGCGGCGAGGTCGGCCACATGGTGGTCAACCCGTACGGCCGGCCCTGCGACTGCGGGTCCCGTGGCTGCTGGGAGACCGAGATCGGCGAGCACGCGCTGCTGCGCCTGTCCGGCCGGGAGGACCGGACCGGGCGGGACGCCGTGCTCGAGGTGGTGGACGCCGCGGTCCGCGGGGACAGCCAGGCCCAGCACGCACTGCGGCACGTCGGCGACTGGATCGGCTTCGGCGTCGGCAACCTGGTCAACATCTTCAATCCGGAGGTGGTGATCTTCGGTGGCACGTTGCGGGACGTGTACCTGGTCGCCGCCGCCCAGATCCGCAGCCGGCTGAACGCCGTCGGCCTGCCCGCCTGCCGTGAACACGTCCGGCTGCGCACCCCGGAGCTCGGCGCGGACGCGGCCCTGATCGGGGCCGCCGAGCTGGCGTTCGATCGCCTGCTCGACGATCCACTGGTCTCCTGA
- a CDS encoding insulinase family protein yields MITQVEVDGVPAVLAPTTGPMHAGLVFRVGVADETLPLRGLTRLVEHLALDGLGTADQQHNGTTGAEHTFFHVQGTAEEITGFLGAVCDALREPDPARIAAARERLRADERGNDPLALWRHGARDFGLTGYPEWGLDRIGEEQLRTWIGRYFTRENAALWIAGAEVPDGLKLHLPSGERQPARTPSSALPSSPAWFTGADSDVAWDAVVPRESRAAVFANVLERQMFRELRQHDGISYTVRTDYQPRAGGTARIVAYADALPEKREAALGGLVDLLAAMRAGRIDPEDVATVRTLTADGLAEADTRGGRLPGQAFNLLAGRELKDLDEAVAEVRAVSAEDVAGVAVAAYDAGLLMTPAGTTGDWAGYTAAPTHSESTIAGRAHRAIRDPRHHLVSGPDGVSHVIGEQAATVRYDQAVAVLAWPDGARQLIGQDAIVARIEPSLFRAAAAVTRDVDARVPAGLRIEMPARDPERVPQPPPKPEMGLRERIRPYFIVLVFVPFGLLLLAVAGYGLWQVMNGRPFTGDGTTAKDLVVVCGSVLIVGVLLQLVRQGVRELRERWANR; encoded by the coding sequence ATGATCACCCAGGTCGAGGTGGACGGCGTGCCGGCCGTACTCGCGCCGACCACCGGCCCGATGCACGCCGGCCTGGTCTTCCGGGTCGGGGTGGCGGACGAGACGCTGCCGCTGCGCGGCCTGACCCGCCTGGTCGAGCACCTGGCGCTGGACGGGCTCGGCACCGCCGACCAGCAGCACAACGGCACGACCGGCGCCGAGCACACGTTCTTCCACGTGCAGGGCACGGCCGAGGAGATCACCGGGTTCCTCGGCGCGGTCTGCGACGCGTTGCGCGAGCCGGACCCGGCCCGGATCGCGGCCGCCCGGGAGCGGCTGCGCGCCGACGAGCGGGGCAACGACCCGCTCGCGCTCTGGCGGCACGGCGCCCGCGACTTCGGCCTGACCGGTTACCCCGAGTGGGGTCTCGACCGGATCGGCGAGGAGCAGCTGCGGACCTGGATCGGACGGTACTTCACCAGGGAGAACGCGGCGCTCTGGATCGCCGGCGCGGAGGTGCCGGACGGGCTGAAGCTGCACCTGCCCAGCGGCGAGCGCCAGCCGGCCCGGACGCCGTCCTCGGCCCTGCCGAGCAGCCCGGCCTGGTTCACCGGGGCGGACAGCGACGTCGCCTGGGACGCGGTGGTCCCCCGGGAGTCGCGCGCCGCGGTCTTCGCCAACGTGCTGGAACGGCAGATGTTCCGGGAGCTGCGGCAGCACGACGGCATCTCGTACACGGTCCGCACCGACTACCAGCCGCGGGCCGGTGGCACCGCGCGGATCGTCGCGTACGCCGACGCCCTCCCGGAGAAGCGCGAGGCGGCCCTCGGCGGCCTGGTCGACCTGCTGGCCGCGATGCGGGCCGGCCGAATCGACCCGGAGGACGTGGCCACCGTCCGCACCCTGACCGCGGACGGGCTGGCCGAGGCGGACACCCGTGGCGGGCGGCTGCCCGGGCAGGCGTTCAACCTGCTCGCCGGCCGGGAGCTGAAGGACCTGGACGAGGCGGTCGCCGAGGTCCGCGCGGTGTCGGCCGAGGACGTGGCCGGGGTGGCGGTGGCGGCGTACGACGCCGGCCTGCTGATGACCCCGGCCGGGACCACCGGCGACTGGGCCGGCTACACCGCCGCCCCGACCCACTCCGAGTCGACGATCGCCGGCCGGGCTCACCGCGCCATCCGCGACCCGCGGCACCACCTGGTCAGCGGCCCGGACGGGGTCAGCCACGTGATCGGCGAGCAGGCCGCGACGGTCCGCTACGACCAGGCCGTGGCCGTGCTGGCCTGGCCGGACGGTGCCCGGCAGCTGATCGGCCAGGACGCGATCGTGGCCCGGATCGAGCCGTCGCTGTTCCGGGCCGCCGCCGCGGTGACCCGGGACGTGGACGCGCGGGTGCCGGCCGGCCTGCGGATCGAGATGCCGGCCCGGGATCCGGAGCGCGTCCCGCAGCCGCCGCCCAAGCCCGAGATGGGTCTCCGGGAGCGGATCCGGCCGTACTTCATAGTTCTGGTCTTTGTTCCCTTCGGTCTTCTCCTGCTCGCCGTGGCGGGCTACGGGCTCTGGCAGGTGATGAACGGACGGCCGTTCACCGGGGACGGCACCACCGCCAAGGACCTGGTGGTCGTCTGCGGCAGCGTCCTGATCGTCGGGGTACTGCTCCAGCTCGTCCGGCAGGGCGTGCGTGAGCTGCGCGAACGCTGGGCGAACCGCTGA
- a CDS encoding pitrilysin family protein has product MVRRLDVDGVPTLLAPTTGPMHAGLAFRVGLADEPLARRGITHLVEHLALHSFGMADYHYNGATGVEHTYFHMRGAEADIVTFLNGVCAGLQDLPMRRLEVEKEILRTEENGRGEGATDGLALWRHGARDYGMPAYPEWGLTGLTPDDLRAWVAHWFTRENAVLWIAGAEVPAGLRLTLPAGERRPAPRPSSALPVRPAYFHGPSNVVAWNAVVPRRPAASVFTGVLERALFRSLRQESGLSYTVQTDYDPRGDGTAVLTALADALPEKQDAVLGGFVDVLAAVRAGRIDPAEVTAVVNQRREDLAHAEEIGARLPGQAFNLLAGRPVQSAEEVLAELGAITPEDVAEVGRVAVEDGLLMTPGRTTADWAGYTAAPDSSPEAVPGTSYASLERPERRLIAGEHGVSAVDPESVTTVRFDACSAVLVWPDGARRFVGEDGIQVHIEPTLFGYGYAVVAALDSRVRPELRVAMPARDPSRIPSPRPPAGPVPAPGPARTGHGALITLLVVLILVVLACGGLGLLMGIASVVESEDRAYGIGVTVFSLGLAAGAAYGAYRLTKRLRAS; this is encoded by the coding sequence ATGGTCCGGCGACTCGACGTGGACGGGGTGCCCACGCTGCTCGCTCCGACCACCGGGCCGATGCACGCCGGCCTGGCGTTCCGGGTCGGCCTGGCCGACGAGCCGCTGGCCCGGCGCGGCATCACCCACCTGGTCGAGCACCTCGCGCTGCACTCGTTCGGGATGGCCGACTACCACTACAACGGCGCGACCGGGGTGGAGCACACCTACTTCCACATGCGCGGCGCCGAGGCGGACATCGTCACGTTCCTCAACGGCGTCTGCGCCGGGCTGCAGGACCTGCCGATGCGGCGGCTCGAGGTGGAGAAGGAGATCCTGCGCACCGAGGAGAACGGGCGCGGCGAGGGCGCCACCGACGGGCTGGCCCTGTGGCGGCACGGCGCCCGGGACTACGGCATGCCCGCCTACCCGGAGTGGGGCCTGACCGGGCTCACCCCGGACGACCTGCGGGCCTGGGTGGCGCATTGGTTCACCAGGGAGAACGCGGTGCTCTGGATCGCCGGGGCGGAGGTGCCGGCCGGGCTGCGGCTGACCCTGCCGGCCGGCGAGCGCCGCCCCGCACCCCGGCCGTCGTCCGCCCTTCCGGTCCGCCCGGCCTACTTCCACGGGCCGTCCAACGTGGTGGCCTGGAACGCGGTCGTGCCCCGCCGGCCGGCCGCCTCGGTCTTCACCGGCGTGCTGGAGCGGGCGCTGTTCCGCTCGCTGCGTCAGGAGAGCGGCCTCTCCTACACCGTGCAGACCGACTACGACCCGCGCGGTGACGGCACCGCGGTGCTGACCGCGCTCGCCGACGCGCTGCCGGAGAAGCAGGACGCGGTGCTCGGCGGCTTCGTCGACGTGCTGGCCGCGGTCCGCGCCGGCCGGATCGACCCGGCCGAGGTGACCGCCGTGGTGAACCAGCGCCGCGAGGACCTGGCGCACGCCGAGGAGATCGGCGCCCGGCTGCCCGGGCAGGCGTTCAACCTGCTCGCCGGCCGGCCGGTGCAGAGCGCCGAGGAGGTGCTGGCCGAGCTGGGCGCGATCACCCCGGAGGACGTCGCCGAGGTGGGCCGGGTCGCGGTCGAGGACGGGCTGCTGATGACGCCGGGGCGCACGACGGCCGACTGGGCCGGGTACACCGCGGCGCCGGACAGTTCGCCCGAGGCGGTTCCGGGGACGTCGTACGCCTCGCTGGAACGCCCCGAACGACGGCTGATCGCCGGCGAGCACGGGGTCAGCGCGGTCGACCCGGAGTCGGTGACCACCGTGCGGTTCGACGCGTGCTCGGCCGTGCTGGTCTGGCCGGACGGCGCCCGCCGGTTCGTCGGCGAGGACGGCATCCAGGTGCACATCGAGCCGACCCTGTTCGGCTACGGCTACGCCGTGGTGGCCGCGCTGGACAGCCGGGTGCGTCCCGAGCTGCGCGTCGCGATGCCGGCCCGCGACCCGTCCCGGATCCCGTCGCCCCGGCCACCCGCCGGGCCCGTCCCCGCGCCGGGGCCCGCGCGGACCGGGCACGGCGCGCTGATCACCCTGCTCGTCGTGCTGATCCTGGTCGTCCTGGCCTGCGGTGGGCTGGGCCTGCTGATGGGCATCGCCTCGGTGGTGGAGTCCGAGGACCGGGCCTACGGGATCGGCGTGACCGTGTTCAGTCTCGGACTCGCGGCCGGCGCCGCCTATGGCGCATATCGCCTTACGAAACGCTTACGCGCCAGCTGA
- a CDS encoding molybdopterin-dependent oxidoreductase, producing MRTSIRAGLAGVAAAAAALGVAELLAVFAGARSAPLVAVGGVVVDHVPPGVKDFAIATFGTHDKTALLTGTAVLLGLYAYGVGVLAARRRPFALAGIALFGVVGIAAAVTRPGAGVAAGIPSAVGAALAVWVLRHLLGLEGASHETDPEARRRFLKQVGIVAAVAVGGGTAGRWLTSRGAATEARKELTLPAASEPPPVVPAGAQVPGAVPYVTPNADFYRIDTALISPQVDPANWTLKIHGMVRNPIEITWAELLQRPMVERYVTLACVSNEVGGDLIGNALWLGTPIKALLDEADPLPGADQVVQRSTDGWTCGTPTAALRDGRDALLAIGMNGEPLPVEHGFPVRMIVPGLYGYVSACKWITEIELTRFSDFDAYWVPRGWSAQGPIKTESRIDTPRDHASRKPGPVAVAGVAWAQHRGIAKVEVQVDDGAWETASLAPAVSDDTWRQWKHTWTASSGEHVLRVRATDLDGYTQTSDLADPAPDGATGWHQVTVSVS from the coding sequence GTGAGAACATCGATCCGGGCCGGACTGGCCGGCGTGGCGGCGGCCGCGGCCGCGCTCGGGGTGGCGGAACTGCTCGCGGTCTTCGCCGGAGCACGCTCGGCGCCGCTGGTCGCGGTCGGCGGCGTGGTCGTCGACCACGTGCCGCCCGGGGTGAAGGATTTCGCCATCGCGACGTTCGGCACCCACGACAAGACCGCGCTGCTCACCGGCACGGCGGTGCTGCTCGGGCTCTACGCGTACGGCGTCGGTGTGCTCGCCGCGCGCCGCCGGCCGTTCGCCCTGGCCGGGATCGCGCTGTTCGGCGTGGTCGGGATCGCGGCCGCGGTGACCCGCCCGGGCGCCGGCGTGGCGGCCGGGATCCCGTCGGCGGTCGGGGCGGCGCTGGCCGTCTGGGTGCTGCGGCACCTGCTCGGTCTGGAGGGGGCGTCGCACGAGACCGATCCGGAGGCCCGGCGCCGCTTCCTCAAGCAGGTCGGGATCGTCGCCGCGGTCGCGGTGGGCGGCGGGACGGCCGGCCGCTGGCTGACCTCGCGCGGCGCCGCCACCGAGGCCCGGAAAGAGCTCACCCTCCCGGCGGCGAGCGAGCCACCCCCGGTGGTCCCGGCCGGCGCGCAGGTGCCGGGCGCGGTGCCGTACGTGACGCCGAACGCGGACTTCTACCGCATCGACACCGCCCTGATCTCCCCGCAGGTGGACCCGGCGAACTGGACCCTGAAGATCCACGGCATGGTCCGCAACCCGATCGAGATCACCTGGGCGGAGCTGCTGCAGCGCCCGATGGTCGAGCGGTACGTGACGCTGGCCTGCGTCTCCAACGAGGTCGGCGGCGACCTGATCGGCAACGCGCTCTGGCTGGGCACCCCGATCAAGGCGCTGCTCGACGAGGCGGATCCGCTGCCCGGGGCGGACCAGGTGGTGCAGCGCTCGACCGACGGCTGGACCTGTGGCACGCCGACCGCGGCGCTGCGCGACGGGCGGGACGCGCTGCTGGCGATCGGGATGAACGGCGAGCCGCTGCCGGTCGAGCACGGCTTCCCGGTCCGAATGATCGTTCCCGGACTGTACGGATACGTCTCGGCGTGCAAGTGGATCACCGAGATCGAGCTGACTCGATTCTCTGACTTCGATGCCTACTGGGTGCCGCGCGGCTGGTCGGCGCAGGGCCCGATCAAGACCGAGTCGCGGATCGACACACCCCGCGACCACGCGTCCCGCAAACCCGGCCCGGTCGCGGTGGCCGGCGTGGCCTGGGCTCAGCACCGGGGCATCGCCAAGGTCGAGGTGCAGGTCGACGACGGGGCCTGGGAGACGGCGTCGCTGGCGCCGGCGGTTTCCGACGACACCTGGCGGCAGTGGAAGCACACCTGGACGGCGTCCTCCGGCGAGCACGTGCTGCGGGTCCGGGCGACCGATCTCGACGGCTACACGCAGACGTCCGACCTGGCCGATCCGGCCCCGGACGGGGCCACCGGATGGCACCAGGTGACGGTCTCCGTCAGCTAG
- a CDS encoding WhiB family transcriptional regulator, which produces MSNVRRLPGPIADLWDWQRLGLCRGRDSAQFFHPDGERGSSRNRREAKAKTMCGACPVRAECAAHALAVREPYGVWGGFSESERLRLLAVGWEDLADRHGRVDLLRLEARLGRPHKSAVPAQRQAPAA; this is translated from the coding sequence ATGTCGAACGTTCGCAGGCTGCCCGGTCCGATCGCCGACCTGTGGGACTGGCAGCGACTGGGACTGTGTCGGGGCCGGGACAGTGCGCAGTTCTTCCACCCCGACGGTGAGCGCGGGTCGTCCCGCAACCGCCGCGAGGCGAAGGCCAAGACGATGTGCGGCGCGTGCCCCGTGCGGGCCGAGTGCGCCGCCCACGCACTCGCGGTGCGCGAGCCGTACGGGGTGTGGGGAGGGTTCAGCGAATCGGAGCGGCTGCGGCTGCTCGCGGTCGGCTGGGAGGACCTGGCCGATCGTCACGGCCGGGTCGACCTGCTCCGGCTCGAGGCACGCCTCGGCCGGCCCCACAAGTCGGCGGTGCCCGCACAGCGGCAGGCACCGGCGGCCTGA
- a CDS encoding response regulator transcription factor, whose protein sequence is MRTVLVCVRTPLAAQTVASTAARLGMTGVVRTAVSETEAMIRLAERPAEVVLADTAVTRPDSVGFTRRVLARAPQAQLVLFGAEDPRVAAAAVAAGARGVIRGVEHDLVSVVAKALLLLLLPVRPQGMPINGNAQPATVAGGMRNNNSPATRGQYGMVGAPNAAAVPAMLPNSPMVPAQRGDAPIDPATGRPMVAWPGNEMGEAQPAGRRLTLTERELQVLRGMADGKSNAEIGRELFVSEDTVKTHARRLFRKLGARDRAHAVAAGFRAGLVA, encoded by the coding sequence GTGCGTACCGTCCTCGTGTGCGTCCGAACCCCGCTGGCGGCCCAGACCGTCGCGTCCACCGCGGCCCGGCTCGGCATGACCGGCGTCGTCCGGACCGCGGTCAGCGAGACCGAGGCCATGATCCGACTGGCGGAACGGCCGGCCGAAGTGGTCCTGGCCGACACCGCCGTGACCCGACCCGACAGCGTCGGCTTCACCCGGCGCGTACTCGCCCGGGCTCCGCAGGCCCAGCTGGTGCTCTTCGGCGCTGAAGACCCCCGGGTGGCGGCGGCGGCCGTCGCCGCCGGCGCCCGCGGTGTCATCCGCGGCGTCGAACACGACCTGGTCAGCGTCGTCGCCAAGGCGCTGCTCCTACTACTGCTGCCGGTACGCCCGCAGGGCATGCCGATCAACGGCAACGCGCAGCCGGCCACCGTGGCCGGCGGAATGCGCAACAACAACTCGCCCGCGACCCGTGGGCAGTACGGCATGGTCGGTGCGCCGAACGCGGCCGCCGTCCCGGCCATGCTGCCGAACTCGCCGATGGTCCCGGCCCAGCGCGGCGACGCGCCCATCGACCCGGCCACCGGCCGGCCGATGGTCGCCTGGCCGGGCAACGAGATGGGCGAGGCTCAGCCGGCCGGGCGGCGGCTCACGCTCACCGAGCGCGAGCTGCAGGTGCTTCGCGGGATGGCGGACGGGAAGAGCAATGCGGAGATCGGCCGCGAGCTCTTCGTCTCCGAGGACACCGTGAAGACCCACGCGCGGCGGTTGTTCCGCAAGCTCGGCGCGCGCGACCGGGCGCACGCGGTGGCGGCCGGTTTCCGCGCGGGCCTGGTCGCCTGA
- a CDS encoding DUF5319 domain-containing protein, which yields MQEEPIDPFNGDPADPAAELDDLNEDAENEPLTEDERQDVLEDLSDLEIYQALLSPTGIRGLVIECEDCHEPHYFDWDLLRGNLRHLLSSGRPRVHEPAYDPDPDHYVTWEYARGYADGVHDTLTEGSDDD from the coding sequence GTGCAAGAAGAGCCGATCGACCCGTTCAACGGCGACCCCGCCGACCCGGCCGCGGAACTCGACGACCTCAACGAGGACGCCGAGAACGAACCGCTGACCGAGGACGAGCGGCAGGACGTCCTGGAGGATCTCTCCGACCTGGAGATCTATCAGGCCTTACTGAGCCCGACGGGAATCCGCGGGCTGGTCATCGAGTGCGAGGACTGTCACGAGCCGCACTACTTCGACTGGGACCTGCTCCGCGGCAACCTGCGCCACCTGTTGAGCAGTGGCCGCCCGCGGGTGCACGAGCCGGCCTACGACCCGGACCCGGATCACTACGTGACGTGGGAGTACGCGCGTGGTTACGCCGATGGCGTACACGACACACTCACCGAGGGCAGCGACGACGACTGA
- the guaB gene encoding IMP dehydrogenase, whose translation MEFDSARTVPLGLTFDDVLLQPGESDVVPSRVNTVTRLTRNVELSIPLLSAGMDTVTEARMAIAMARQGGIGVLHRNLSVEDQAAQVDLVKRSESGMITNPITCGPDDTLHHVDALCGRYRISGAPVVDEQGVLVGIVTNRDMRFVSDLDAKVRDVMTKTPLITARVGVTKDEALELLAKHKVEKLPLVDEGGRLRGLITVKDFTKSEQFPNAAKDPQGRLRVAAAVGVGDDSYKRARALVDAGVDVVIVDTAHGHQRAVLEMVARLKKDVTVDIIGGNIATYAGAKALVEAGADAVKVGVGPGAICTTRIVAGVGVPQITAIMEASRACAPAGVPVIGDGGIQYSGDIAKAIVAGASTVMLGSLLAGSEESPGELIFMNGKQFKSYRGMGSLGAMQSRGQAKSYSKDRYFQQDVNEDKLVPEGVEGQVPYRGPLSRVAHQLIGGLRAAMGYVGAETIPDLQERGQLIRITAAGLKESHPHDIQMTVEAPNYHSR comes from the coding sequence GTGGAATTTGACAGCGCTCGCACTGTTCCCCTCGGTCTGACTTTCGACGACGTGCTGCTGCAGCCCGGGGAGTCGGACGTGGTGCCCAGCCGGGTCAACACGGTCACTCGCCTGACGCGCAACGTCGAGCTGTCCATTCCGCTGCTCTCGGCGGGCATGGACACCGTCACCGAGGCGCGGATGGCGATCGCCATGGCCCGCCAGGGCGGCATCGGCGTGCTGCACCGGAACCTGTCGGTGGAGGACCAGGCGGCCCAGGTCGACCTGGTGAAGCGGTCCGAGTCCGGCATGATCACCAACCCGATCACCTGTGGTCCGGACGACACCCTGCACCACGTCGATGCGCTGTGCGGGCGGTACCGGATCTCCGGCGCCCCGGTCGTCGACGAGCAGGGTGTGCTGGTCGGCATCGTCACCAACCGGGACATGCGGTTCGTCAGCGATCTGGACGCCAAGGTCCGGGACGTGATGACCAAGACCCCGCTGATCACCGCCCGGGTCGGGGTGACCAAGGACGAGGCGCTCGAGCTGCTCGCCAAGCACAAGGTGGAGAAGCTGCCGCTGGTCGACGAGGGCGGCCGGCTGCGCGGTCTGATCACCGTGAAGGACTTCACCAAGTCCGAGCAGTTCCCGAACGCGGCGAAGGACCCGCAGGGCCGGCTGCGCGTGGCCGCCGCGGTCGGGGTCGGCGACGACTCCTACAAGCGGGCCCGCGCCCTGGTCGACGCCGGGGTGGACGTGGTGATCGTCGACACCGCGCACGGTCACCAGCGGGCCGTGCTGGAGATGGTCGCCCGGCTCAAGAAGGACGTCACGGTCGACATCATCGGCGGCAACATCGCGACGTACGCGGGCGCCAAGGCCCTGGTCGAGGCGGGCGCCGACGCGGTGAAGGTGGGCGTCGGCCCGGGTGCGATCTGCACCACCCGGATCGTCGCGGGCGTGGGTGTGCCGCAGATTACCGCGATCATGGAGGCCAGCCGGGCCTGTGCGCCGGCCGGGGTGCCGGTGATCGGCGACGGCGGCATCCAGTACAGCGGTGACATCGCCAAGGCGATCGTGGCCGGCGCCAGCACGGTGATGCTCGGCAGCCTGCTGGCCGGCTCGGAGGAGAGCCCCGGCGAGCTGATCTTCATGAACGGCAAGCAGTTCAAGTCGTACCGGGGGATGGGGTCGCTGGGCGCGATGCAGTCCCGCGGTCAGGCCAAGTCGTACTCGAAGGACCGCTATTTCCAGCAGGATGTGAACGAGGACAAGCTGGTCCCCGAGGGCGTCGAGGGTCAGGTGCCCTATCGTGGTCCTCTGTCCAGGGTGGCGCACCAGCTCATCGGCGGGCTGCGCGCGGCCATGGGCTACGTGGGTGCGGAAACCATCCCCGACCTGCAGGAGCGGGGACAGCTCATCCGGATCACGGCGGCCGGGCTCAAGGAGAGCCACCCGCACGACATCCAGATGACGGTCGAAGCTCCCAACTACCACTCCCGTTAA
- a CDS encoding GuaB3 family IMP dehydrogenase-related protein, whose protein sequence is MRDVVEIGLGKTAQRGYHLDDIAIVPSRRTRDVDDVSTEWKLDAYPFKIPCVAHPSDATQSPESVIALGRLGGLGVLNAEGLWTRYEDPSKILEELASLDEEADATKRLQEVYAEPIKPELIAERVRQIREGGVTVAVRVSPQHTLALAPVILDAGVDLLVIQGTLVSAEHVSTTDEPLNLKEFIADLDLPVIVGGCTDYKTALHLMRTGAAGVIVGVGADEWSTTDTVLGIRVPMATAIADAAAARRDYLDETGGRYVHLISDGGIATSGDIAKAIGCGADAVMLGEPLSLAEGAPAGGAWWHSSASHPALPRGGFCIAGEPDGTLEQLLYGPADRADGQLNLFGGLRRAMAKCGYRDVKEFQKVALVLDRA, encoded by the coding sequence ATGCGTGACGTAGTGGAGATCGGCCTAGGAAAGACCGCCCAGCGCGGTTACCACCTGGATGACATCGCGATCGTGCCGAGCCGGCGGACCCGGGACGTCGACGACGTCTCGACCGAGTGGAAGCTCGACGCGTACCCGTTCAAGATCCCCTGCGTCGCGCACCCGTCGGACGCCACCCAGAGCCCGGAGTCGGTGATCGCCCTGGGCCGCCTCGGTGGCCTGGGCGTGCTCAACGCCGAGGGCCTCTGGACGCGCTACGAGGACCCGTCCAAGATCCTCGAGGAGCTCGCCTCGCTGGACGAGGAGGCGGACGCCACCAAGCGGCTGCAGGAGGTGTACGCCGAGCCGATCAAGCCGGAGCTGATCGCCGAGCGGGTGCGCCAGATCCGGGAGGGTGGCGTCACCGTCGCCGTCCGGGTGTCGCCGCAGCACACCCTGGCGCTCGCCCCGGTGATCCTGGACGCCGGCGTGGACCTGCTGGTCATCCAGGGCACCCTGGTCTCGGCCGAGCACGTCTCGACGACCGACGAGCCGCTGAACCTCAAGGAGTTCATCGCTGACCTGGACCTGCCGGTCATCGTCGGCGGCTGCACCGACTACAAGACCGCCCTGCACCTGATGCGCACCGGCGCGGCCGGCGTGATCGTCGGCGTCGGCGCGGACGAGTGGTCGACCACCGACACCGTGCTCGGCATCCGGGTGCCGATGGCCACCGCGATCGCCGACGCGGCCGCGGCCCGGCGGGACTACCTGGACGAGACCGGCGGGCGGTACGTGCACCTGATCTCCGACGGCGGCATCGCCACCTCCGGCGACATCGCCAAGGCGATCGGCTGCGGCGCCGACGCGGTGATGCTGGGCGAGCCGCTGTCGCTGGCCGAGGGCGCGCCGGCCGGGGGTGCCTGGTGGCACTCGTCGGCCAGTCACCCTGCTCTGCCGCGCGGTGGGTTCTGCATCGCCGGTGAGCCGGACGGGACGTTGGAGCAGCTGCTCTACGGCCCGGCGGACCGGGCGGACGGGCAGCTGAACCTGTTCGGCGGGCTGCGGCGCGCGATGGCGAAGTGCGGCTACCGCGACGTCAAGGAGTTCCAGAAGGTCGCGTTGGTTCTGGATCGCGCCTGA